A single window of Opitutales bacterium DNA harbors:
- the secE gene encoding preprotein translocase subunit SecE: MSNPFRRIRIFWGEMIRELKKASWPSRKELQSSTIIVLIATALLGAFTSLSDFSVQNVVQLFTNLVSN; encoded by the coding sequence ATGAGTAACCCATTTCGGCGCATTAGGATCTTCTGGGGTGAAATGATCCGCGAACTGAAGAAGGCTTCTTGGCCTTCTCGAAAAGAGCTCCAGAGTTCTACGATCATTGTTTTGATCGCGACTGCCCTCTTGGGTGCCTTCACCAGCCTTTCCGACTTCTCAGTCCAGAATGTCGTTCAGCTGTTTACTAACCTAGTAAGCAACTAG